Below is a genomic region from Xylophilus sp. GW821-FHT01B05.
GGCAAGGACGAGCCCGAGATCAACCTGATCCCGTTCATCGACGTGCTGCTGGTGGTGCTGATCTTCCTCATGCTGTCCACCACCTACAGCCGCTTCACCGAGATCCAGCTGCGCCTGCCGGTGGCTGACGCGCAGGCCATGCGCGACTACCAGAAGGAAGTCGTGGTCTCGGTCAGCAGCGACGGCCACTTCACCGTCAACCGCAGCCCTGTCGCCGGTGGCTCGGTGGATGCGGTGACGCGGGCCCTGACCGACGCCGCCAAGGCCGGCCGCGACACGATCGTCATCATCAGCGCCGACGCCAGTGCCGCGCACCAGAACGTGGTCACGGTGATGGAGGCCGCGCGCCGCGCCGGCCTGTCGCAGATCACCTTTGCCACGCAAAGCACGGCCAAGGCCGGCGGCAAGCCCTGATCCACCGCGGAACGCAAACGCCGTGAGCATCACCCAGACGCTGCAGCAGGCCTGGCTGCAGCGCGGTGCGTTGGCCTGGCTGCTCTGGCCTCTATCACTGCTGTATCGCCTGCTCTGGAGCCTGCGGGCCCTGGCCTATCGGCGTGGCTGGCTGCGCAGCGAGCGCCTGCCGGTGCCGGTGCTGGTGGTGGGCAATGTCATTGCGGGCGGCGCCGGCAAGACACCCACCGTGATCGCGCTGCTGGAGCATTTGCAGACACGCGGCATCGCCGCTGGCGTGGTGTCGCGTGGCTACGGGCGCAGTGCCCCCACTGCAGGCGATGACGACCTGCGCGAAGTGCGGCCCGACAGCGCACCCGCCGAGGTCGGCGATGAGCCCTTGCTGATCCGCCGCCGCACCGGCGTGCCGGTCTTCGTCGGCCGCAACCGGGCCGCGGCCGCGCGCCGGCTGCTGGCCGCATACCCCGCCACCCAATTGATCGTCTGCGATGACGGCCTGCAGCATCTGGCGCTGGCGCGCGACATCGAGATCTGCGTGTTCGATGACCGCGGCATTGGCAACGGTTTTCTGCTGCCCGCAGGCCCCCTGCGCGAGCCCTGGCCGCGGCCGGTGGATGCGGTGCTGCACACCGGCACACGGCCGGCCTTTGCCGGCTTCACGGCAGAGCGCAGCCTGGCCGACCACGCGCTGCGCGCCGACGGCAGCCGCGTCCCGCTCTCGTCCCTGATCGGGACGCCGCTGCATGCGCTGGCCGGCATCGCGCAACCGCAGGCGTTCTTTGACATGCTGCGGGCCCAGGGACTCACGCTGGCACACAGCGACGCGCTGCCCGACCACTATGATTTTCATAGCTACAAGCCCAGTCCAGACAAGGGATTAGTGCCAATTTGCACCGAAAAAGATGCTTTCAAGCTGTGGCGCGTCACGCCGCAGGCCTTGGCCGTGCCGCTGCGCTTCAGCCTTGCGCCCGCCTTCCTGGCCCAACTCGACCGCCTGCTGGACGCACGGCTATCATCCGCCGCTCCTCCCCCACCCAACACACCACTCTGATCCATGGACAGCAAACTGCTCGAACTGCTGGTCTGCCCCGTCACCAAGGGCCCTCTCACCTATGACCGCGAACAGCAGGAGTTGGTGTCGCGCAGCGCGCGCCTGGCCTACCCCGTGCGCGACGGCATCCCGATCCTGCTGGAAAACGAAGCGCGCACGCTGACCGATGCCGAGCTGGAAAGCTGAGGGGCATTCAGCACCGCCATGCGTTTCACCGTCCTGATCCCCGCGCGCCTCGCCTCCACGCGCCTGCCCGACAAGCCCCTGGCCGACATCGCCGGCCTGCCCATGATCGTGCGCGTGGCCCAACGCGCCCAGGCATCTGGTGCCACGCGCACCGTCGTCGCCGCCGATAGCGCGTCCATTCTTGATGCCTGCCGCGCACACGGTGTGGAAGCGGTTCTGACCCGCCCCGACCACGTCTGCGGCAGCGACCGCCTGGCCGAGGCCTGCGACCTGCTCGGGCTTGGCGACGACGAGATCGTCGTCAACGTCCAGGGCGACGAACCCCTGATCCCCACCGCCCTAGTCGGCGCCGTGGCGGCCCTGCTGCACGACCGGCCAGAAGCCAGCATCAGCACCGCCGCTCACCCGATCGACAACACAGCCGACTACCTGAACCCGAACGTGGTGAAGGTTGTCACCGATGCCAGCGGCTTGGCGCTGTATTTCAGCCGCGCGCCGATCCCGTGGCAGCGCGACGGAGCAGCCCTGCCCTCGCCCGCGCCGCTGCGCCACATAGGCATCTACGGCTATCGCGTCAGCTTCCTGCGCGCCTTCCCGCGTCTGGCCCAGGCGCCCCAGGAAATCGCCGAAGCATTGGAGCAACTGCGTGCGCTCTGGCATGGCCACCGCATCGCCGTACACGTCACGCAGGAAGCGCCAGGAGCCGGCGTGGACACGCCCGAGGACTTGGCGCGCGTGCGCGCGCTGCTGGGCGCTTGAGCCCCGGCGGCATCCGAGCGGCAGCGGGGCTGCATGCTATCCTCGCCCGCAATCAGAGCACCGTCCCCGCGCCCGTCGGCAGGCGCGCCGCGCGGCCAGCGGTGCCAGCCGACTTCAAAACTATCCGAGGACTTCCATGAGACTGATTCTGCTGGGCGCGCCAGGTGCCGGTAAAGGCACGCAAGCCACCTTCATCTGCCAGAAGTACGGTATCCCGCAAATCTCCACCGGCGACATGCTGCGCGCCGCCGTCAAGGCTGGCACCCCGCTGGGCCTGCAAGCCGATGCGGTCATGAAATCCGGCGCGCTGGTCAGCGACGACCTCATCATCAACCTCGTCAAGGAACGCATCGCCCAGCCCGATTGCGCGCAAGGCTTTCTGTTCGACGGCTTCCCACGCACCATCCCGCAAGCCGACGCCATGAAGGCCGCCGGCGTCAAGCTCGACTACGTGCTGGAAATCGACGTGCCCTTCGACGCCATCATCGAGCGCATGAGCGGACGCCGCTCGCACCCCGGCTCGGGCCGCACCTACCACGTGAAGTTCAATCCGCCCAAGACCGAAGGCAAGGATGACATCACGGGCGAAGACCTGATCCAGCGCGAAGACGACAAGGAAGCCACCGTGCGCAAGCGCCTGGAGGTCTACAGCGCGCAGACGCGCCCGCTGGTCGACTACTACGCCGGCTGGGCCAGCCAGGACGCCGCAGCGGCGCCGCGCTACCGCAAGATCAGCGGTTTGGGTTCGGTGGAAGACATCACTGCACAAGCGCTGCAAGCCCTGGCCCACTGAGCCTTGGCGCAACCCCACAAAGCCGCGGTGACGCGGCTTTTTTTCATGGAGCCAGCAGTTCCAGTATGAGCGCGACGCGCGCCTTGACAGCGGAGGTCTCCGCTGCCGCCGGCACCGGGTGTTCCCCCGCCGACAGCAGCGGGCCGTAGGCGCAACGCGTTGTGCGCCAGACACGCACACCACTGGCCTGCGCGCGCTGCAGCGCCGCCAACAAAGCCTCATGCACCGTACCGTTCCCGGTGCCAGCCACCACCAGGCCCTCGGGCCTCGCTGCAGGCGGAAGTGCCAGCAGAGCATCGACGATCCGGCCATCCGCGCCCGCGTGGCTTAGCACGATATCCACACGGGGCGACGCGACCGTGCGCGCCAACCGGGCCAGCCAGGCGCCATCGACCTCTTCGCATGGCCAGGGCCGCACCTGGCGCAATACGCCCTCCTCCACATAAGCCAGCGGACCAGCATCGCCCGAGCCAAAGGCGTCAAGCCGGTAGGTGTGCTCCTTGCGAACGTCCGTTGCACCATGCACCCGACCGGCACTCACCGCCACCACACCCGATACGCCTGGGGCACGCACCAGCGCCATGGCATCACGCAGGTTCTGCGGGCCGTCCGGCGCCAGAGCGGTGGCTGGCCGCATGGCCGACACCAGCACCACCGGCTTGCGCGGCGCCAGCACCCGGTGCAGAAAGTAGGCAGTCTCCTCCAGCGTATCGGTGCCGTGCGTGACCACGATGCCTTGCACCTCGTCCTGGGCGAGCCAATGCGCGCAGCGCAATGCCAACGCCTTCCAGACGTCGAAACCCATGTCCTTGCTGTCCACCTGCGCCAACTGCTCAGCCCGCAGCGGGCCCGCATCCGGCGGCAGGCAGGCCAGCAAATCCTCCACCGACAAGCTGGCCGCCTGGTAACCCAGGTTGTCCCGCGCATTCTTCGCAGCGCCGGCAATGGTTCCTCCGGTTCCCAACACCACGACACAGCGGGTAGCGCCGTGCGCGGATTCTTCTTTTTGCAGGGTCACTTGCACACTTTCAAAAACTGGTCAAAAATACAGTTACTGGATATCCAAACAGCCCCGTTGCCGAGGAT
It encodes:
- a CDS encoding biopolymer transporter ExbD — encoded protein: MDFRTSGKDEPEINLIPFIDVLLVVLIFLMLSTTYSRFTEIQLRLPVADAQAMRDYQKEVVVSVSSDGHFTVNRSPVAGGSVDAVTRALTDAAKAGRDTIVIISADASAAHQNVVTVMEAARRAGLSQITFATQSTAKAGGKP
- the lpxK gene encoding tetraacyldisaccharide 4'-kinase gives rise to the protein MSITQTLQQAWLQRGALAWLLWPLSLLYRLLWSLRALAYRRGWLRSERLPVPVLVVGNVIAGGAGKTPTVIALLEHLQTRGIAAGVVSRGYGRSAPTAGDDDLREVRPDSAPAEVGDEPLLIRRRTGVPVFVGRNRAAAARRLLAAYPATQLIVCDDGLQHLALARDIEICVFDDRGIGNGFLLPAGPLREPWPRPVDAVLHTGTRPAFAGFTAERSLADHALRADGSRVPLSSLIGTPLHALAGIAQPQAFFDMLRAQGLTLAHSDALPDHYDFHSYKPSPDKGLVPICTEKDAFKLWRVTPQALAVPLRFSLAPAFLAQLDRLLDARLSSAAPPPPNTPL
- a CDS encoding Trm112 family protein, encoding MDSKLLELLVCPVTKGPLTYDREQQELVSRSARLAYPVRDGIPILLENEARTLTDAELES
- the kdsB gene encoding 3-deoxy-manno-octulosonate cytidylyltransferase, with the protein product MRFTVLIPARLASTRLPDKPLADIAGLPMIVRVAQRAQASGATRTVVAADSASILDACRAHGVEAVLTRPDHVCGSDRLAEACDLLGLGDDEIVVNVQGDEPLIPTALVGAVAALLHDRPEASISTAAHPIDNTADYLNPNVVKVVTDASGLALYFSRAPIPWQRDGAALPSPAPLRHIGIYGYRVSFLRAFPRLAQAPQEIAEALEQLRALWHGHRIAVHVTQEAPGAGVDTPEDLARVRALLGA
- the adk gene encoding adenylate kinase; translation: MRLILLGAPGAGKGTQATFICQKYGIPQISTGDMLRAAVKAGTPLGLQADAVMKSGALVSDDLIINLVKERIAQPDCAQGFLFDGFPRTIPQADAMKAAGVKLDYVLEIDVPFDAIIERMSGRRSHPGSGRTYHVKFNPPKTEGKDDITGEDLIQREDDKEATVRKRLEVYSAQTRPLVDYYAGWASQDAAAAPRYRKISGLGSVEDITAQALQALAH
- a CDS encoding asparaginase, whose product is MTLQKEESAHGATRCVVVLGTGGTIAGAAKNARDNLGYQAASLSVEDLLACLPPDAGPLRAEQLAQVDSKDMGFDVWKALALRCAHWLAQDEVQGIVVTHGTDTLEETAYFLHRVLAPRKPVVLVSAMRPATALAPDGPQNLRDAMALVRAPGVSGVVAVSAGRVHGATDVRKEHTYRLDAFGSGDAGPLAYVEEGVLRQVRPWPCEEVDGAWLARLARTVASPRVDIVLSHAGADGRIVDALLALPPAARPEGLVVAGTGNGTVHEALLAALQRAQASGVRVWRTTRCAYGPLLSAGEHPVPAAAETSAVKARVALILELLAP